A genomic window from Hippocampus zosterae strain Florida chromosome 13, ASM2543408v3, whole genome shotgun sequence includes:
- the scoca gene encoding short coiled-coil protein A isoform X1: protein MAADLEEDATFTNISLTDDPVDSKSAALYTKPENDLFIMNCDIDGDMENQVEMEEKTRLINQVLELQHTLEDLSARVDAVKEENLKLKSENQVLGQYIENLMSASSVFQTTDTKSKRK, encoded by the exons ATGGCGGCCGACTTGGAGGAAGATGCGACTTTTACTAACATATCGCTGACAGACGACCCAG tggacagcaaaTCTGCAGCCCTGTATACTAAGCCAGAGAACGATCTCTTCATCATGAACTGCGACATAGAtg GGGACATGGAGAACCAGGTGGAGATGGAGGAGAAGACGAGGCTCATAAATCAGGTGTTGGAACTTCAGCATACTCTGGAAG ACCTGTCTGCACGGGTGGACGCAGTCAAAGAGGAAAACTTGAAGTTAAAGTCGGAGAACCAGGTCCTGGGTCAGTACATCGAGAACCTCATGTCTGCGTCCAGCGTCTTTCAGACCACGGACACCAAGAGCAAACGCAAGTGA
- the scoca gene encoding short coiled-coil protein A isoform X2, translated as MNCDIDGDMENQVEMEEKTRLINQVLELQHTLEDLSARVDAVKEENLKLKSENQVLGQYIENLMSASSVFQTTDTKSKRK; from the exons ATGAACTGCGACATAGAtg GGGACATGGAGAACCAGGTGGAGATGGAGGAGAAGACGAGGCTCATAAATCAGGTGTTGGAACTTCAGCATACTCTGGAAG ACCTGTCTGCACGGGTGGACGCAGTCAAAGAGGAAAACTTGAAGTTAAAGTCGGAGAACCAGGTCCTGGGTCAGTACATCGAGAACCTCATGTCTGCGTCCAGCGTCTTTCAGACCACGGACACCAAGAGCAAACGCAAGTGA